A window of Infirmifilum lucidum contains these coding sequences:
- a CDS encoding Hsp20/alpha crystallin family protein yields MEAWLKRQIEEMMREFQKIREEVERFEEEFFQSFTAREERTVVPLYEVRRSSDKIRVCADLAGVRDKENIDVRVEGRTLKIEAAFSRPFSLEGFVFLRGGVSKYRLEIPLPENIDVGGIKATFRKGVLEVEIPLKVEKFRVKVE; encoded by the coding sequence ATGGAGGCGTGGTTGAAGAGGCAAATCGAGGAGATGATGAGGGAGTTCCAGAAGATTCGGGAGGAGGTCGAGAGGTTCGAGGAGGAGTTCTTCCAATCCTTTACGGCGCGTGAGGAGAGAACAGTAGTGCCTCTCTACGAGGTTAGGCGCTCTTCAGATAAGATCAGGGTGTGCGCCGACCTGGCTGGCGTGAGAGACAAGGAGAATATCGATGTGCGCGTGGAGGGCCGTACATTGAAGATAGAAGCGGCATTCTCTAGGCCTTTTTCCCTAGAGGGGTTCGTGTTCCTGAGAGGGGGTGTCTCAAAGTATAGATTAGAAATCCCCCTGCCAGAGAACATTGACGTAGGCGGGATAAAGGCTACGTTTAGGAAGGGGGTGCTCGAAGTGGAGATACCCTTGAAGGTAGA
- a CDS encoding proteasome assembly chaperone family protein, giving the protein MKPGWSISLYGEIPQGGIAVVGLPDAGLVGPISTSHLVKQWDLRNIGYIDSPSIPPVILFHEASPLLPIRIYGGYKGNDFILVVHSDVAIPPKSIYGLSSFLTAKLVEKGVKRVFLLGGIAVQDRLNIETPKTYAASIEAETLDYARRMGIEPLKEGFIGGVYAQILKEGYKRGLSALALLSECFLNYPDPGASASTLQAFSKLVGKEVDVRQLIEQEEEIRLKLRELMKRTMETMKGSGKEYEYTIPALYV; this is encoded by the coding sequence ATGAAGCCTGGCTGGTCTATTTCTCTCTACGGGGAGATTCCGCAAGGAGGGATAGCCGTAGTGGGGCTACCGGATGCAGGGCTAGTGGGGCCGATATCCACATCGCACCTCGTCAAGCAGTGGGATCTCAGGAACATTGGCTACATTGACTCGCCCAGCATACCTCCAGTCATACTCTTCCACGAAGCGTCTCCTCTACTACCAATCCGCATCTATGGCGGGTATAAGGGCAACGACTTTATCTTAGTCGTCCACTCCGACGTCGCGATACCTCCAAAGTCGATATACGGGCTTTCCTCCTTTTTGACCGCTAAACTGGTCGAGAAGGGTGTTAAGAGGGTGTTTCTGCTAGGGGGGATAGCTGTACAGGATAGGCTTAACATAGAGACTCCAAAGACCTATGCAGCCTCGATCGAGGCGGAGACACTAGACTACGCGAGAAGGATGGGCATCGAGCCGCTCAAAGAGGGGTTCATAGGGGGTGTTTACGCGCAGATACTTAAGGAGGGCTATAAGAGGGGGCTCAGTGCGCTAGCGCTACTCTCGGAGTGCTTTCTCAATTACCCAGACCCAGGCGCTTCAGCCTCGACACTTCAGGCATTCTCGAAACTAGTGGGTAAAGAAGTCGACGTCAGGCAGTTGATCGAGCAGGAGGAGGAGATACGGCTAAAACTACGCGAGTTAATGAAGAGGACTATGGAGACAATGAAAGGATCCGGGAAGGAGTACGAGTACACGATACCCGCTTTGTACGTTTAG